The Chanos chanos chromosome 6, fChaCha1.1, whole genome shotgun sequence genome includes a region encoding these proteins:
- the LOC115813863 gene encoding myosin heavy chain, fast skeletal muscle isoform X1 yields the protein MSTDAEMEAFGPAAIYLRKPEKERIEAQNAPFDAKTAYFVADADEMYLKGTLQSREGGKATVKTLCGKTLTVKEDDIHPMNPPKFDKIEDMAMMTHLNEPAVLYNLKERYAAWMIYTYSGLFCVTVNPYKWLPVYDAVVVSAYRGKKRIEAPPHIFSISDNAYQFMLTDRENQSVLITGESGAGKTVNTKRVIQYFATIAVSGQQKKAEPSAGKLQGSLEDQIIAANPLLEAYGNAKTVRNDNSSRFGKFIRIHFGPTGKLASADIETYLLEKSRVTFQLSAERSYHIFYQLMTGHKPELIEGLLITTNPYDFPMISQGEITVKSINDVEEFIATDTAIDILGFSADEKQGIYKLTGAVMHHGNMKFKQKQREEQAEPDGTEVADKIAYLMGLNSADMLKALCYPRVKVGNEFVTKGQTVPQVNNSVMALCKSVYEKMFLWMVVRINEMLDTKQQRQFFIGVLDIAGFEIFDFNSLEQLCINFTNEKLQQFFNHHMFVLEQEEYKKEGIDWEFIDFGMDLAACIELIEKPMGIFSILEEECMFPKASDTTFKNKLYDQHLGKAACFQKPKPAKGKAEAHFSLVHYAGTVDYNIIGWLDKNKDPLNDSVVQLYQKSGMKLLAFLYASHAGAEEGGGGGKKGGKKKGGSFQTVSALFRENLGKLMTNLRSTHPHFVRCLIPNESKTPGLMENFLVIHQLRCNGVLEGIRICRKGFPSRILYGDFKQRYKVLNASVIPEGQFIDNKKASEKLLGSIDVDHTQYKFGHTKVFFKAGLLGTLEEMRDEKLAQLVTMTQALCRGYLMRKEFVKMMERRESIYTIQYNIRSFMNVKHWPWMKLYFKIKPLLKSAETEKEMAAMKENYEKMKVDLEKALAKKKELEEKMVSLLQEKNDLQLQVAAEVENLSDAEERCEGLIKAKIQLEAKLKETTERLEDEEEINAELTAKKRKLEDECSELKKDIDDLELTLAKVEKEKHATENKVKNLTEEMASQDESIAKLTKEKKALQEAHQQTLDDLQAEEDKVNSLTKSKTKLEQQVDDLEGSLEQEKKLRMDLERAKRKLEGDLKLAQESIMDLENDKQQSEEKIKKKDFEISQLLSKIEDEQSLGAQLQKKIKELQARIEELEEEIEAERAARAKVEKQRADLSRELEEISERLEEAGGATAAQIEMNKKREAEFQKLRRDLEESTLQHEATAAALRKKQADSVAELGEQIDNLQRVKQKLEKEKSEYKMEIDDLSSNMEAVAKSKANLEKMCRTLEDQLSELKSKSDEYVRQLNDISAQRARLQTENGEFSRQLEEKEALVSQLTRGKQAYTQQIEELKRQIEEEVKAKNALAHAVQSARHDCDLLREQFEEEQEAKAELQRALSKANSEVAQWRTKYETDAIQRTEELEEAKKKLAQRLQDAEESIEAVNSKCASLEKTKQRLQGEVEDLMIDVERANALAANLDKKQRNFDKVLAEWKQKYEEGQAELEGAQKEARSLSTELFKMKNSYEEALDHLETLKRENKNLQQEISDLTEQIGETGKTIHELEKAKKTVETEKSEIQTALEEAEGTLEHEESKILRVQLELNQVKGEIDRKLAEKDEEIEQIKRNSQRVIESMQTTLDSEVRSRNDALRVKKKMEGDLNEMEIQLSHANRQAAEAQKQLRNVQGQLKDAQLHLDEAVRGQEDMKEQVAMVERRNVLMQAEIEELRAALEQTERGRKVAEQELVDASERVGLLHSQNTSLMNTKKKLEADLVQIQSEVDDTIQEARNAEEKAKKAVTDAAMMAEELKKEQDTSAHLERMKKNLEATVKDLQHRLDEAESLAMKGGKKQLQKLESRVRELETEVEAEQKRGVDAVKGVRKYERRVKELTYQTEEDKKNITRLQDLVDKLQLKVKAYKRQAEEAEEQANTHLSRYRKVQHELEEAQERADIAESQVNKLRAKSRDAGKSKDEE from the exons ATGAGCACTGACGCGGAAATGGAGGCATTTGGCCCGGCGGCCATTTACCTCCGGAAGCCAGAAAAGGAGAGGATTGAGGCTCAGAACGCACCCTTTGATGCCAAAACAGCGTACTTTGTGGCTGATGCTGATGAGATGTACCTGAAGGGTACTCTTCAAAGTAGAGAGGGTGGCAAAGCCACTGTCAAAACTCTCTGTGGAAAA ACTCTCACAGTAAAGGAGGACGACATCCACCCTATGAATCCTCCAAAGTTTGATAAGATTGAGGACATGGCCATGATGACCCATCTTAACGAACCAGCTGTGCTGTATAACCTCAAAGAGCGTTATGCAGCTTGGATGATCTAC ACCTATTCTGGGCTcttctgtgtcactgtgaatCCTTACAAGTGGCTCCCAGTGTACGACGCTGTTGTCGTGTCTGCCTACAGAGGCAAAAAGAGGATTGAGGCCCCACCCCacatcttctccatctctgacaaTGCCTATCAGTTCATGCTCACTG ACCGTGAAAATCAGTCAGTCCTGATTAC TGGAGAATCTGGTGCAGGAAAGACTGTGAACACCAAACGTGTCATCCAGTACTTTGCAACAATTGCAGTATCTGGACAACAGAAGAAGGCCGAGCCTAGTGCTGGGAAATTACAG gggTCACTGGAGGATCAAATCATTGCAGCTAACCCTCTGCTGGAGGCTTATGGTAATGCCAAGACTGTGAGGAATGACAACTCCTCCCGTTTT GGTAAATTCATTAGAATCCATTTTGGTCCCACTGGAAAGCTGGCATCAGCTGATATTGAAACAT ATCTGCTTGAGAAGTCAAGAGTAACTTTCCAGTTGTCTGCTGAGAGGAGCTATCACATCTTCTACCAGCTCATGACTGGCCACAAGCCTGAGCTGATTG AGGGACTCCTGATCACAACCAATCCATATGATTTCCCTATGATCAGTCAAGGTGAAATCACAGTGAAGAGTATCAATGATGTGGAAGAGTTCATTGCTACGGAT ACAGCCATCGATATCTTGGGCTTCAGTGCTGATGAAAAGCAGGGCATCTACAAGCTGACTGGTGCtgtgatgcatcatgggaaCATGAAGTTtaaacagaagcagagagaggagcaggctGAGCCTGATGGCACTGAAG TGGCTGACAAAATCGCCTACCTCATGGGCCTGAACTCAGCTGATATGCTCAAAGCTCTGTGCTACCCCAGAGTGAAAGTCGGAAATGAATTTGTGACCAAGGGACAGACTGTACCACAG GTGAACAATTCTGTTATGGCCCTCTGCAAGTCTGTTTATGAGAAGATGTTCTTGTGGATGGTCGTCCGTATCAACGAGATGTTGGACACAAAACAGCAAAGACAGTTCTTCATTGGTGTGCTGGACATTGCTGGATTTGAGATCTTTGAT TTCAACAGCTTGGAGCAGCTGTGTATCAACTTCACCAATGAGAAACTGCAACAGTTCTTCAACCATCACATGTTTGTGCTGGAGCAAGAGGAGTATAAAAAAGAAGGCATCGACTGGGAGTTCATTGACTTTGGTATGGACTTGGCAGCCTGCATTGAGCTTATTGAGAAG CCAATGGGCATCTTCTCCATCCTTGAAGAGGAGTGTATGTTCCCCAAGGCCTCAGACACAACCTTCAAAAACAAGCTGTACGACCAGCATCTTGGCAAAGCTGCATGTTTCCAGAAGCCAAAACCTGCCAAGGGAAAGGCAGAGGCCCACTTTTCTCTGGTTCACTATGCCGGCACTGTTGACTACAATATCATCGGCTGGCTGGACAAGAACAAGGACCCCTTGAATGATTCCGTAGTACAGCTGTATCAGAAATCTGGAATGAAACTCCTGGCTTTCCTGTATGCATCTCATGCCGGTGCTGAGG AGGGAGGTGGTGGCGGCAAGAAAGGTGGCAAGAAGAAGGGTGGCTCTTTCCAGACAGTGTCTGCACTGTTCAGG GAGAATTTGGGCAAGTTGATGACCAATCTGAGGAGCACTCATCCCCACTTTGTGCGCTGCCTGATTCCCAATGAGTCCAAGACTCCAG GTCTTATGGAGAACTTCTTGGTTATCCACCAGCTGAGGTGTAATGGTGTACTGGAGGGTATCAGAATCTGCAGAAAAGGATTCCCCAGCAGAATCCTCTATGGTGACTTCAAACAGAG ATATAAAGTCTTGAATGCCAGTGTCATCCCTGAGGGACAATTCATTGACAACAAGAAAGCCTCAGAGAAACTCTTGGGCTCCATTGATGTTGATCACACTCAGTACAAGTTTGGACACACAAAG GTGTTCTTCAAAGCTGGTCTGCTGGGTACTTTAGAGGAGATGCGAGATGAAAAACTGGCTCAGCTGGTTACCATGACTCAGGCCCTCTGCCGTGGATACCTCATGAGAAAGGAGTTTGTAAagatgatggagaggag AGAGTCCATTTACACTATCCAATACAACATCCGCTCATTCATGAATGTGAAACACTGGCCATGGATGAAGCTGTACTTTAAGATCAAGCCTCTTCTGAAGAGTGCTGAGACTGAGAAGGAAATGGCAGCAATGAAGGAGAACTATGAGAAGATGAAGGTGGATCTGGAAAAAGCACTAGCCAAGAAGAAGGAGCTTGAAGAGAAGATGGTGTCACTTCtgcaagagaaaaatgatttgcAGTTACAAGTGGCAGCT GAAGTCGAGAATCTTTCTGAtgctgaggagagatgtgagggGCTCATCAAAGCTAAAATTCAACTGGAGGCAAAACTCAAAGAGACTACAGAGAGACtggaagatgaggaggaaatCAATGCAGAATTAACTGCTAAGAAGAGGAAACTGGAGGATGAGTGTTCTGAGCTGAAGAAAGATATTGATGACCTGGAGCTTACCTTGGCTaaagtggagaaggagaaacatgcCACAGAGAACAAG GTAAAAAATTTGACAGAGGAAATGGCCTCTCAGGATGAGAGCATTGCTAAGTTAACCAAGGAGAAGAAAGCCCTCCAAGAGGCACACCAGCAGACTCTTGATGATCTCCAGGCAGAGGAGGACAAAGTCAATTCTCTGACTAAATCAAAGACCAAACTTGAACAACAAGTGGATGAT CTTGAAGGCTCTCTGGAGCAAGAGAAGAAGCTCCGCATGGACCTTGAGAGAGCCAAGAGGAAGCTTGAGGGTGATCTGAAATTGGCACAGGAGTCCATAATGGACCTGGAGAATGACAAGCAACAGTCAGAAGAGAAGATCAAGAA GAAGGACTTTGAGATAAGTCAACTACTGAGCAAGATTGAGGATGAACAGTCTCTAGGTGCTCAGCTTCAGAAGAAAATCAAGGAACTCCAG GCTCGTATTGaggagctggaagaggaaaTCGAGGCTGAGCGTGCTGCTCGGGCTAAGGTTGAGAAGCAGAGAGCTGATCTCTCCAGGGAACTTGAGGAGATCAGTGAGAGGCTTGAAGAAGCTGGCGGTGCCACTGCTGCTCAGATTGAGATGAACAAGAAGCGCGAGGCCGAGTTCCAGAAACTGCGACGTGATCTTGAAGAGTCCACCCTGCAGCACGAAgccactgctgctgctcttCGTAAAAAGCAGGCAGACAGCGTGGCAGAACTTGGAGAGCAGATTGACAACCTCCAGCGTGTCAAGCAGAagctggagaaggagaaaagtgaATACAAGATGGAGATAGATGACCTCAGTAGCAACATGGAGGCTGTTGCCAAATCAAAG GCAAATTTAGAGAAGATGTGCCGTACCCTTGAGGACCAACTTAGTGAGCTAAAGAGCAAGAGTGATGAGTATGTTCGCCAACTCAATGACATATCTGCACAAAGAGCGagactacagacagagaatg GTGAATTTAGTCGCcagctggaggagaaagaggctCTTGTTTCCCAGCTGACCAGAGGCAAGCAAGCTTACACACAGCAGattgaggagctgaagagacaAATTGAAGAAGAAGTCAAG GCCAAAAATGCCCTGGCTCATGCTGTTCAGTCAGCACGCCATGACTGTGACCTACTCAGAGAGCAGtttgaggaggagcaggaggccAAAGCTGAGTTGCAGCGTGCACTGTCCAAGGCAAACAGTGAGGTGGCTCAGTGGAGAACAAAATACGAGACTGATGCCATCCAGCGTACTGAGGAGCTTGAGGAGGCAAA AAAAAAGCTTGCTCAGCGTCTGCAGGACGCTGAGGAATCCATTGAGGCTGTTAACTCCAAGTGCGCCTCCCTGGAGAAGACCAAACAGAGACTGCAGGGTGAAGTGGAGGATCTGATGATTGATGTGGAGAGGGCCAATGCACTGGCTGCCAACCTTGACAAGAAGCAGAGGAACTTCGACAAg GTTCTGGCAGAATGGAAGCAGAAGTATGAGGAAGGCCAGGCAGAGCTGGAGGGTGCCCAGAAAGAGGCTCGCTCTCTCAGCACTGAGCTCTTTAAGATGAAGAACTCATATGAAGAAGCTCTTGATCACTTGGAGACCCTGAAGAGGGAGAACAAGAACTTGCAGC AGGAGATCTCAGACCTCACTGAGCAGATTGGTGAGACTGGAAAGACTATTCATGAATTGGAAAAGGCAAAGAAGACAGTGGAGACCGAGAAATCAGAAATTCAAACTGCCCTTGAGGAAGCTGAG GGCACACTTGAGCATGAGGAGTCCAAGATTCTTCGTGTCCAGCTTGAACTCAACCAAGTGAAGGGTGAGATTGACAGGAAACTTGCTGAGAAAGATGAGGAAATTGAACAGATCAAGAGGAACAGCCAGAGAGTGATTGAATCCATGCAGACCACATTAGACTCAGAGGTCAGGAGCAGAAACGATGCCCTGAGAGTTAAGAAGAAAATGGAGGGTGACCTGAATGAGATGGAGATTCAGTTGAGCCATGCCAATCGCCAGGCCGCTGAGGCCCAGAAACAGCTGAGGAATGTCCAAGGACAGCTCAAG gaTGCCCAACTTCACCTTGATGAAGCCGTCAGGGGACAAGAAGACATGAAGGAGCAGGTTGCCATGGTGGAGCGCCGCAATGTTCTGATGCAAGCAGAGATTGAGGAGCTTAGGGCTGCTCTTGAACAAACTGAGAGAGGCCGCAAAGTGGCTGAACAGGAACTGGTTGACGCCAGTGAGCGTGTAGGATTGTTGCACTCCCAG AACACCAGCCTTATGAATACCAAGAAGAAGCTTGAGGCTGACCTCGTCCAGATTCAAAGTGAGGTGGACGACACCATCCAGGAAGCGAGAAATGCAGAGGAGAAAGCCAAGAAAGCTGTTACTGAT GCTGCCATGATGgcagaggagctgaagaaggaGCAGGACACCAGTGCTCACCTggagagaatgaagaagaacCTGGAGGCCACAGTCAAAGACCTGCAGCACCGTCTGGATGAGGCTGAGAGCCTGGCCATGAAGGGTGGAAAGAAACAGCTTCAGAAGCTCGAGTCCAGG GTGCGTGAGCTGGAAACTGAAGTTGAAGCTGAACAGAAGCGTGGAGTTGATGCTGTTAAAGGTGTCCGCAAATACGAGAGGAGGGTGAAGGAACTCACCTACCAG ACTGAGGAAGACAAGAAAAATATTACCAGACTGCAGGATCTGGTTGACAAACTGCAGCTGAAAGTGAAGGCTTACAAGAGGCAGGCTGAGGAAGCT GAGGAACAGGCCAACACTCACCTGTCCAGGTACAGGAAAGTTCAGCATGAGCTGGAGGAAGCTCAAGAGCGTGCTGACATCGCTGAGTCTCAGGTCAACAAACTGAGAGCCAAGAGCCGTGATGCTGGAAAG AGCAAAGATGAAGAATGA